From Faecalicatena sp. Marseille-Q4148:
TCGGACAGCCATACGAGATACGGAGCACTCGGTACGATGGCGATGGGAGAAGGCGGGCCGGAGCTTGTAAAACAGCTTTTAAATAAAACATATGATATCAAACGCCCGGAAGTGATTGCTGTATATCTGGATGGTGAGCCGATCAAAGGTGTTGGTCCACAGGATGTTGCGTTAGCAATTATTGGAGCGACATTTAAAAATGGTTATGTCAATAATAAAGTAATGGAGTTTGTCGGCCCTGGGGTGGAAAAGCTGAGCGCAGATTTCCGAATCGGAATAGATGTTATGACAACGGAGACAACTTGTCTGTCTTCTATTTGGAAAACAGATGATGTTATCCGGGAATTTTATGACATTCATGGAAGAACGGAAGACTATCGGCAGTTGGAACCTGGGAAAATTGCTTACTATAACGGAGCTGTCTATGTAGATCTTGGAAGTATCCGACCGATGATTGCAATGCCGTTCCATCCAAGCAATACATATACGATTGAAGAGCTGAATCGAAATCTGGACGATATTCTCCATGAAGTAGAGAAAAATGCGCTTGTGAGCCTTGAAGGGGCAGTAGAGTATTCGCTTCAGGATAAAATCCGCAATGGAAAACTATATGTGGAGCAGGGAATTATTGCGGGATGTGCCGGAGGCGGTTTTGAGAATATTTGTGCAGCGGCAGATATTGTCCGCGGCAGAAATATCGGCTGTGATGAATTTACATTTAGTGTGTATCCTGCAAGCATGCCAATTTATATGGAATTAGTTAAAAATGGTGCGGCGGCAGAATTGATGGCAGCAGGAGCTGTATTAAAAACAGCATTTTGCGGTCCTTGTTTCGGAGCGGGAGATACCCCTGCCAATGGTGCATTCAGTGTTCGTCATTCTACAAGAAATTTCCCGAATCGGGAGGGATCTAAACTTCAGAATGGTCAGATAGCTTCAGTTGCACTTATGGATGCAAGATCTATTGCAGCAACTGCCGCAAATCAGGGCTATTTGACACCGGCAACAGATTTTGATATAGAATACAGACAGCGCAAATACTATTTTGATAAAACAATTTATGCAAACAGAGTATTTGACAGTCATGGAAAAGCAGATCCATCTGTGGAGATTAAATTCGGACCTAATATTAAAGACTGGCCGGAAATGTCGGAGCTTCCGGAGAATCTTCTGTTAAAAGTAGTATCTGAGATACATGATCCGGTTACAACAACAGATGAGTTGATTCCATCCGGAGAGACGTCTTCTTATCGTTCAAATCCGCTTGGACTGGCAGAATTTGCTCTGTCCAGAAAAGATCCGGAATATGTTGGACGCGCAAAAACAGTGCAGGCAGCGCAAAAAGCGATTGAAGCAGGAAGCTGTCCGTTGGAAGTATTAGAAGAATTAAAGCCGGTAATGGCTAAGGTTAAGGAAAAATTTCCGGAGGCAGGAGAGGGAAATCTTGGAATTGGAAGTACAATTTTTGCGGTAAAACCGGGAGATGGATCAGCCCGTGAGCAGGCGGCTTCCTGCCAGAAGGTGCTTGGAGGATGGGCGAATATTGCAAATGAATACGCAACAAAGCGCTATCGGTCCAATCTGATCAACTGGGGAATGCTTCCATTCCTTACAGAAGAAAAAGATACTGCGCTATCATTCCGGAACGGAGATTATATTTATGTGCCGGAAATCCGCAGAGCTATTGAAGAAAAAGAAGTATCGGTAAAAGCTTATGTGGTTGGTACAGAACTGAAAGAAATTCAGCTGGCACTGGGAGATCTGACAGATAATGAACGAGAGATTATCCGAAAGGGATGCCTGATTAATTATTACCGCGGATAAATAAAATATAAAAATTTTAATATTTTGTGCAACATTGTCCCCTTTTTGTTACTCTATATGTATGACAGAGTAATGAAAGGGGGATTTTTATGTATGAAACTGATCAAGAGACGAATCTATTTCTTGTTAAGCGAGCAAAGAAAGGCAGTACAGAGGCTTTTGCAGAATTATATGAGCAGATTTATATAGATTTATACCGGTTTGCGCTGTATACAATGGGACATAAGCAGGATGCGGAAGATGCGGTGAGTGAAACGGTAATTGCGGCATATGAGAATCTTCCGCAATTAAGAAATGAGAAGGCATTTCATGCATGGATTTTTAAGATTCTTGTGAATATTTGTAATAAAAAATTGCGTCAGAAGGTAGAAAGACCGATTGAAGAGCGGCCGGAAGAGTCAGAGCATCCGGATTATGCACAGGCATATGATGTGAAGAATGCATTTCAGGAGTTATCAGAGGAAGAGAGAGAGATTGTGGGGTTAACTGTATTTGGAGGATATACGAGTTTGGAACTTGGACAAATGCTTGGAATTAATTCTAACACAGTACGCTCTAAGAGAAGTCGGGCGCTTGACAAGCTTTCCAAGAAGCTGAAGTTTTAAAGGAGGTTTGAAGTATGGATAATAACGAGAAGAAGATTGTAGAGAATTTGGATTATATGACACAGGATACAGAAGTACCGGAATCTCTTAAGCCTGAGAATGTTGAAAAGATGCTGCGGGATCATCAATTGGAACAAAAGAAATCAAAGAAAGCATTTCATTGGAAACAAGCATATACAAGGGCAGCGGCAGCGGCTGTATTTCTGGCAGTGATCGGAGCAGCGGCATCGGCGCTGAAAGTAGATCGGACAGCGGGGCTTGTGTCAGATTATGTTCCGGGGCTTGACAGTGGAAGAAGAGAATCCAAGACGTCTATTTTATGCGCGGAGAATTATGATAAAGTCTATAACTATATTCAGGCGAATGCAGAACAAATGGAAAAAGTAAATGAATCTTTTGCGTATGATACGAGCCTTTATTCTGGTGCGCGGAGAGAGGATGGGATAGCAATTGCCGAGAATACAGACGCAGCACCGAAAGGTCAGGGATATTCTGATACGAATGTAAGGACAGAAGGGATTGCTGAAGGCGACATTGTAAAGACGGACGGAGAATTTCTGTATATTCTGAAAGATACACTGGCACAGATCAATATTGTTGATATTCGTGAGGAAGAGATGAAATCAGTAGCAACGATTGATCTTGAGAAAGGGATGCAGGGAGCAGAACTTTATGTACAGGGAAAACAGCTGATCGTGCTTGGAGTCATACAGGAAGAAGCAGAGGATTCTGTTTATCAGGAAAAGACATGTGTTTTGACTTATGATATTCAGGATCGGGAAAATATAAAAGAGATCGGACGCGTCACACAGTCCGGAAGTTATGACAGCTCGCGAATTTCTGACGGATATTTATATGTGTTCAGTAATTTCTATGCATCAGCGGATTGCAAGAAAAATGAGCCGGAGTTATATGTTCCGGAAGTAGAGGAAAAACTTATTGAACCAAATAAAATCTTGCTGCCGTTGGAAGAGAGCGGGAATATGTATTATGTTGCATCCTCAATTAATCTGGAAGAACCGAATAATATTGTAGACAGCAAGGGGATTTTCCATAATGGAGGAATGACATATGTAAGTTCAGATCATATTTATCTTTGTGAGACGTCTCGGGACGAAGAAGGAGCAATTTCCACATGTATTAGAAAGATTTCTTATGAAGATGGAAAGCTTGACGGTAAGGCAGCTGCTAATGTGGACGGAAGATTAGAAGATTCGTTTTCAATTGACGAATATAACGGATATCTTCGCATGGTTGTAATGAAAGATGATCAGGTAAGTCGTGTAGAACCGCTTCTTCGTGAATTGGAAGAAGAGAAAGAGGTAGAAGCAGAAGAAAGTAATGCGCTTTATGTGTTGGATCAGAATTTGAAGATCGTTGGAAGTATTGAAGGAATTGCTCCGGGAGAGAGAATTTATTCAGCAAGATTTATGGAGGATACGGCGTATTTCGTAACGTTTAAGGAAGTAGATCCGTTATTTTCGGCAGATTTATCCGATCCAATGAATCCGAAACTGATTGGAAGTCTAAAGATTCCTGGATTTTCAGAGTATCTGCATCCGTATGGAGAAGGATTATTACTTGGTATCGGAATGGATGTGGATGAATCCGGTGTCACAACAAATGGAGTGAAGATTTCTATGTTCGATATTTCAGATCCGACAGATGTGAAAGAAGTCCATAAGACAGTTCTGGAAAATGTGCATGGAAGCGCTGCACTTTATGACTATAAAGCGGTACTCATTGATGAGGAGAAGAACATGATTGGATTCCCGGCATATGGTGAGAATGAAAAATACTATGTATTTAACTATCATCCGGAAGCCGGATTTGAAAAAGCTATGGAGGAAGAGATCAACAATACATCGTGGATGGATGCTAAGGGACTCTATTCGGGAGAACGTTTGTATATTGTTGGGGGAAATGTAATCGAATCTTACCAGATACCGACTTATAAAAAGGTTGACGATATACTTCTTCCATAGTGAATTAACAGAAAATAAAGATAAAATAAATAATATAACAAATAAAATTAAAAATATTTCAAAATAGTATTGACAAAATAGAAACCGGATGGTATTATAAAGTCAACCTAATCAAAGAAAACTAATTCAATAATTTCCGAAACGGAAACAATTCAATTTTCAAGTAAGAAGAATCGCTTCCGGGAACAAAATTCAAAGTTATTTCTGACGAGAAAGGAAGTAACAGGAAAGAATTTAAAAAAGAGGAAGAATGATAAATCTGAAAAGGAAATAGAATAGTTTTCAAGTAAGAAAAAGAAAAGTAGATTTGATTGGAATATAACGGAAGGAGGCTTTGACCATTGGATGTAGAGCAGACAATTCAATATGTGAGTGGTATGGTAAATACAAGTTCCTGTAGTGAAAGCCTTTACCATAGATTATAATCCAAATCAAAGTAGAATAATCAGCTAATTCGGAGAGAAATTATTGGATTAAAAAAGATTCTCAGATAAGTATTTACAAACATATTGAAAAGACAATACCACAATAAATCAAAGAATAACTTAGACGATGTGTAAAGAAACATTAACTAAGACTAGCATAAGTATATTCGCATCTTTAAAGAGGTTATAGAAATAATATCCAAGTAGGATGTCAATCAGAAACGATATAGATACAATAACGGAGAAAGATGCCTAATATATAAGTGATAGTGAAGAATATGAAAATCATAACTTTGACTTATTATTCGAATAAAATATAAAAGGTAGCAGGAACAGGAATCGATCGATTCCTCCGATAAATATTAAAAAAATATTAATTGAATATTACAATAACGGTTATAATTTTAAAAATTATAACCGTTATTTTTTGACATTGATATTCCCCTGTGGTAAACTTACTATAATTATATTCTCATATTGGATGAATTTTTATAAGAATAAAAACAGATGATTTGTAGAGGTGAAATCAGTGGATAAATACGAATATCGGGTAAAAACAGAACAGATGCTGTCTTATATGGATAAGAAAGCATACAAGAAAGCAATGGAAATAGCTGATACGATAGACTGGCGAAGAGTAAAGAATGCATCTATGCTTTGCTCTGTCAGCGAAATATATGAAAATAATGGAGAATATCAAAAGAGCAGAGATGTGCTGTTTGTTGCATATGACAGATCTCCGGGAAGCAGAAAGATTATATACCGTTTAGGAATTCTTGCATTAAAGATGAATGATATTAATGAAGCAACAGATTGCTACGAAGAGTTTGTTCAGCTTGCGCCAAAGGATCCGAATCAGTTTATCT
This genomic window contains:
- a CDS encoding hydratase; protein product: MVNSYKNGVYLVNGTELLEDRPDIEAVLKQRTGKSVSQSEAEKETIAYQILEAHNLSGNMERLQIRFDKLTSHDITFVGIIQTARASGLERFPMPYVLTNCHNSLCAVGGTINEDDHMFGLTCAKKYGGVYVPPHQAVIHQFAREMLAGGGKMILGSDSHTRYGALGTMAMGEGGPELVKQLLNKTYDIKRPEVIAVYLDGEPIKGVGPQDVALAIIGATFKNGYVNNKVMEFVGPGVEKLSADFRIGIDVMTTETTCLSSIWKTDDVIREFYDIHGRTEDYRQLEPGKIAYYNGAVYVDLGSIRPMIAMPFHPSNTYTIEELNRNLDDILHEVEKNALVSLEGAVEYSLQDKIRNGKLYVEQGIIAGCAGGGFENICAAADIVRGRNIGCDEFTFSVYPASMPIYMELVKNGAAAELMAAGAVLKTAFCGPCFGAGDTPANGAFSVRHSTRNFPNREGSKLQNGQIASVALMDARSIAATAANQGYLTPATDFDIEYRQRKYYFDKTIYANRVFDSHGKADPSVEIKFGPNIKDWPEMSELPENLLLKVVSEIHDPVTTTDELIPSGETSSYRSNPLGLAEFALSRKDPEYVGRAKTVQAAQKAIEAGSCPLEVLEELKPVMAKVKEKFPEAGEGNLGIGSTIFAVKPGDGSAREQAASCQKVLGGWANIANEYATKRYRSNLINWGMLPFLTEEKDTALSFRNGDYIYVPEIRRAIEEKEVSVKAYVVGTELKEIQLALGDLTDNEREIIRKGCLINYYRG
- a CDS encoding RNA polymerase sigma factor; protein product: MYETDQETNLFLVKRAKKGSTEAFAELYEQIYIDLYRFALYTMGHKQDAEDAVSETVIAAYENLPQLRNEKAFHAWIFKILVNICNKKLRQKVERPIEERPEESEHPDYAQAYDVKNAFQELSEEEREIVGLTVFGGYTSLELGQMLGINSNTVRSKRSRALDKLSKKLKF
- a CDS encoding beta-propeller domain-containing protein, which gives rise to MDNNEKKIVENLDYMTQDTEVPESLKPENVEKMLRDHQLEQKKSKKAFHWKQAYTRAAAAAVFLAVIGAAASALKVDRTAGLVSDYVPGLDSGRRESKTSILCAENYDKVYNYIQANAEQMEKVNESFAYDTSLYSGARREDGIAIAENTDAAPKGQGYSDTNVRTEGIAEGDIVKTDGEFLYILKDTLAQINIVDIREEEMKSVATIDLEKGMQGAELYVQGKQLIVLGVIQEEAEDSVYQEKTCVLTYDIQDRENIKEIGRVTQSGSYDSSRISDGYLYVFSNFYASADCKKNEPELYVPEVEEKLIEPNKILLPLEESGNMYYVASSINLEEPNNIVDSKGIFHNGGMTYVSSDHIYLCETSRDEEGAISTCIRKISYEDGKLDGKAAANVDGRLEDSFSIDEYNGYLRMVVMKDDQVSRVEPLLRELEEEKEVEAEESNALYVLDQNLKIVGSIEGIAPGERIYSARFMEDTAYFVTFKEVDPLFSADLSDPMNPKLIGSLKIPGFSEYLHPYGEGLLLGIGMDVDESGVTTNGVKISMFDISDPTDVKEVHKTVLENVHGSAALYDYKAVLIDEEKNMIGFPAYGENEKYYVFNYHPEAGFEKAMEEEINNTSWMDAKGLYSGERLYIVGGNVIESYQIPTYKKVDDILLP